The following are from one region of the Bactrocera oleae isolate idBacOlea1 chromosome 6, idBacOlea1, whole genome shotgun sequence genome:
- the LOC106620252 gene encoding uncharacterized protein, with protein MGCASSTPMIATAGSDMLKAATHAASDAAKGAEHAVEEVTETVGKTLENAKETVGTAVTGIAHDLGNVFTEKSGELDTAKNQLLERLHLGNATKALEHANESAVNHLDTTALEMAARAPTPPPDLDSLKTSTPEPEIERALANSHEDMPPTPKPTIAELEKLTAEVKQTTQTTTALAAAATNVVAEAKDTTELATGITAATEPAVDMIALLAAEKRPGTTEWEKHADHLSKTRKMNEFKGGGKFRRFGPPTQPANYHKPQPANYHKPIENLRRTLLEDDSCYSDAYYNSNSSPQHSTASDSPRLRRARLPINGVLAVNAKRMQREFATFVSNRRNVTSALRSLTVSPAISRHFDYNPQRPRISSPTPSVIGYTRSGYSTPVIMKPELLPNPRTASWKRGASSSGLHSPPSHIGKALPRVIAPLDPQLAANVISQSKLKSTKAFASLRGETKGRSRIFGQTRSGSPVNRRVFARRSGSPPASKGRILYARSGSPERIRALMQDKVETKNKVKPLAETPTKIRLERKASIKESKEVNSGELSTNGFSLAEALSPIKMAAESHSLPHLKSEEKTTTLVAHSLMEVVEQAVERAKNDGDTVDVKNGKEHAHNVEALKIKKETPVKHERQKEILAKAVNTEKKNGEKKSANVKSVNIQTDVENEKSLNKEPIKRGNKSNMWLENKDTSNSNTSSSRSEKPVPSPVRRNSKSSSTVESKGNNNAIKLKSKPSPSRQKSNSSQNTEEYTQMENLAIRGRFSMSPKKKSPAHHEKTHNLWENTSPGRKDLSSSHSRALETNFSTNDGSTQITSRLTESRSPINNKVRGISARGNQLNQESKTTINNDRYSNKNNWNSSRRRNSKGEYTNISNRFEYNATLSSLPKEKLRTPRKYNTSSPYHEKQGPKEVEKQNYFSQLNGEGNNGVKKVTGNESVRGTQFNLNYANKGYHDEQSSLLFKENLNNIENIKYRSERIDGPRREIPINTSRTSKSSPVTNSIKSHEQNNGEHRSKHITNHMHNLKETLRVNDHLSTNQTNNEENVQNKETPTNQFTNSPIKQIKDTSYSPSHKSHNSSPSKSSKSSSSIVIRTNLSTPETEDYDEEALNRELSQELEQLKHYDDVTRDERNFSRHASIEEDSQTDLEEYSSTDHEESTRIDYEGALHTDADVSSHADVDNYSAASTSMEDLINTLSPQTAYLNLDRSATMMPLKAKTSILKPPLTLFHSPSHSSSYRRHSSSYESDQLEKVLFIGELSKVARSRSARVLNPYEMSDRCDVCYNKYVIK; from the exons atggGTTGCGCCAGCAGTACCCCGATGATTGCCACAGCCGGGAGTGATATGTTGAAAGCAGCGACACATGCTGCTTCCGATGCAGCCAAGGGAGCTGAGCATGCAGTGGAAG AGGTAACCGAAACCGTTGGCAAAACACTGGAGAACGCCAAGGAGACGGTTGGCACCGCAGTCACAGGTATCGCGCACGATCTGGGCAATGTCTTCACCGAGAAGTCAGGCGAATTGGATACAGCGAAAAACCAACTCTTGGAACGACTGCATTTGGGTAACGCCACCAAGGCTCTGGAACACGCCAATGAGTCAGCGGTCAATCATTTGGATACGACAGCTTTGGAGATGGCTGCACGCGCACCCACACCGCCGCCCGATTTGGACAGTTTGAAGACGTCGACACCCGAACCAGAAATAGAACGTGCATTGGCCAATTCGCATGAGGATATGCCGCCAACACCAAAACCGACAATCGCCGAGCTGGAAAAGTTAACAGCGGAAGTAAAGCAGACGACACAGACAACAACTGCGTTAGCGGCGGCCGCCACCAATGTTGTTGCTGAGGCCAAAGATACGACGGAGCTAGCAACTGGAATAACTGCGGCCACTGAACCGGCCGTGGA TATGATTGCATTATTGGCGGCGGAGAAACGACCGGGCACCACCGAGTGGGAGAAACACGCTGATCATCTGTCGAAAACACGCAAAATGAATGAGTTCAAAGGTGGTGGAAAATTTCGACGCTTTGGACCACCAACGCAACCGGCAAACTATCATAAACCCCAACCGGCAAACTATCATAAACCTATAGAAAATCTGAGGCGAACGCTGCTCGAAGATGACAGCTGTTACAGTGACGCTTATTATAATAGTAACAGCAGTCCGCAACATTCGACGGCGTCCGATAGTCCGAGGTTACGACGTGCTCGTTTACCAATCAATGGCGTACTTGCTGTGAACGCTAAGCGTATGCAGCGCGAATTCGCTACTTTTGTTAGTAATCGACGTAATGTAACTAGTGCGTTACGCTCACTAACGGTTTCACCCGCCATTAGTCGTCACTTCGACTATAATCCACAACGTCCACGTATTAGTTCACCTACACCTTCGGTTATTGGTTATACACGTTCTGGCTATTCGACGCCTGTTATTATGAAACCAGAATTACTTCCCAATCCACGAACTGCCAGTTGGAAAAGAGGTGCTTCGAGTTCCGGTTTGCATTCGCCTCCGTCACACATTGGCAAGGCGTTACCGCGTGTAATTGCACCACTAGACCCACAGTTGGCAGCAAATGTCATCTCACAATCGAAGCTAAAATCAACGAAAGCTTTTGCGTCGCTGAGAGGTGAGACGAAAGGACGATCAAGAATATTCGGACAAACACGCTCCGGTTCACCCGTTAATAGAAGAGTATTTGCGAGAAGATCAGGTTCGCCTCCTGCGAGTAAAGGTCGTATTCTATATGCTAGATCCGGTTCGCCGGAAAGAATAAGAGCGCTTATGCAGGATAAGGTGGAGacgaaaaataaagtaaaacccTTAGCGGAAACTCCGACTAAAATCAGATTAGAGCGGAAAGCCAGTATAAAAGAAAGTAAAGAGGTTAATTCAGGAGAGTTGTCTACAAATGGATTTTCGTTAGCGGAAGCTCTATCACCTATTAAAATGGCCGCAGAGTCGCATTCGTTGCCACATTTGAAAAGTGAAGAAAAGACTACAACGCTTGTGGCACATTCCCTGATGGAGGTTGTTGAGCAAGCTGTTGAACGTGCAAAAAATGATGGAGATACCGTAGATGTGAAGAATGGGAAGGAACATGCACATAACGTAGAAGCATTGAAGATCAAGAAAGAGACGCCTGTGAAGCACGAAAGGCAGAAAGAAATCCTTGCAAAGGCTGTGAACACTGAGAAGAAAAACGGGGAAAAGAAAAGTGCTAACGTGAAGAGTGTAAATATTCAAACAGATGTTGAAAATGAGAAATCACTAAACAAAGAGCCTATTAAGAGAGGGAACAAGTCCAATATGTGGCTTGAAAATAAGGATACTTCTAACTCTAATACCAGTTCCAGTCGTAGTGAGAAACCGGTCCCTAGTCCTGTGCGGCGAAACTCAAAGAGTAGCTCAACTGTCGAAAGTAAGGGGAATAATAATGCCATTAAACTTAAAAGTAAACCCTCTCCTTCGAGACAGAAGAGTAATAGTTCACAAAATACTGAAGAATATACGCAAATGGAAAATTTAGCTATTAGAGGTCGTTTCAGCATGAGTCCAAAAAAAAAGTCCCCTGCACATCATGAGAAGACGCATAATTTGTGGGAAAATACCAGCCCCGGTCGAAAAGATCTATCAAGTAGCCATAGTCGAGCGCTAGAAACCAACTTTAGCACAAATGATGGTTCTACTCAAATTACAAGTAGGCTTACAGAAAGCCGTTCTCCCATCAATAATAAAGTCAGGGGAATCAGTGCACGTGGGAATCAATTGAATCAAGAGTCAAAAACCACTATCAATAATGATAGGTATTCTAACAAAAATAATTGGAACAGTTCCCGTAGAAGAAATAGTAAAGgggaatatacaaatattagtaACAGATTTGAATATAATGCAACCTTGAGTTCTCTACCGAAGGAAAAACTTCGAACTCCTAGGAAATATAATACTTCGAGCCCCTATCACGAAAAACAGGGCCCAAAAGAAGTGgagaaacaaaattatttttcgcaACTCAACGGTGAGGGGAATAATGGGGTAAAAAAAGTAACCGGCAACGAATCTGTTCGAGGCACACAATTTAACCTTAATTATGCCAATAAGGGATACCATGATGAGCAGAGTTCTcttctttttaaagaaaatttaaataatattgaaaatataaaatatcgtTCAGAACGTATAGATGGCCCACGACGGGAAATCCCCATAAACACATCTAGAACCAGTAAGAGTAGTCCAGTTACCAACTCGATAAAAAGCCATGAACAGAACAATGGTGAACATAGGTCTAAACACATAACAAATCATATGCACAATCTAAAAGAAACTCTTAGAGTGAATGACCATCTCAGCACAAATCAAACGAATAATGAAGAAAATGTACAAAATAAAGAAACTCCAACGAACCAATTTACAAACAGtccaataaaacaaattaaggaTACTTCGTATTCTCCGAGTCATAAATCGCATAATAGTTCGCCATCGAAATCGTCAAAGTCTTCCAGCAGCATTGTCATACGCACGAATCTTTCTACACCCGAAACCGAAGACTACGATGAGGAGGCACTGAATCGTGAATTATCGCAAGAGCTCGAACAACTTAAACACTATGACGATGTAACCAGAGATGAACGGAATTTCTCGCGACACGCCAGCATAGAGGAAGATTCACAAACCGATTTGGAAGAATACTCTAGTACCGATCATGAGGAGAGTACTCGTATCGATTATGAAGGAGCTTTACACACCGACGCTGACGTGAGCTCACATGCAGATGTTGATAATTATTCAGCTGCCTCGACGAGTATGGAAGATCTAATTAATACACTATCTCCACAAACTGCCTACCTCAATTTGGATCGTAGCGCCACAATGATGCCGCTAAAAGCCAAAACGTCGATTCTCAAACCACCTTTAACTCTTTTCCACAGCCCGTCACATAGTTCATCCTACCGACGGCATTCGTCGTCGTATGAAAGTGATCAGTTGGAGAAAGTGCTCTTTATAGGCGAGCTTAGCAAGGTGGCGCGTAGTCGGTCCGCGCGTGTCCTGAATCCATACGAAATGAGCGATCGCTGTGATGTGTGCTACAACAAATATGTGATAAAGTAG